The DNA segment GGCGCGAAACCGAAGCCATCTGCGCCGATCACCACGCCGCTGTGCAGGATGGCGCGCGCGCCGACCACGCATTGATGGTAGACCGAGACGTTGGCGTACAGCAGCGAATCGTCGCCGATCTCCGCGCCGGCACCGACGTAGCCGTTGGCCAGGATGCGGACGCGCTCACCCAGACGTGCGCCGCGCTCGATGACCACGTTCGGGCCGATGTAGCACGACGCCGGCACGACCGCGTCGGGCGACACGCTGGCGCGCGGATCGATGCCGACGCGGGGGTCGGCATTGGCCTCGCGGTCGAAGCGCTGCGCCACGCGGGCAAAGCAGACGTAGGGATTGCGCGCGACCAGCCAGTTGCGGCCGTCGGCACGGCCCTCGGCGCGAATACGCTCGAGGTCGGCCGTCGACACGATCACGGCGCCGGCCTTTGAATCCAGCGCCTGCTGCAGGTAGAGCGGATTGGACAGGAACGAGAGTTCGCCTGCCGCAGCCTGGTCGAGAGGAGCCAGGCCAACGATCGCCAGGTCGGGATCACCCACAACCTGCGCGCCGTTCTCGGTGGCGAGCTGACCCAGTGTGGGTGTCTTCATGGCAGTACTTCCTGAAAAAAACGGTACGAAAGAACAGCGGCGGCTTACTTGCTGCCGCTGTTCAGCGCCTTCATCACCTCATCGGTGATATCGATGCGCGGGTTGACGTACACCGCTTCCTGCACGATGAGGTCGTACTTGCGCTGCTCCGCCAGCTGGCGGATCACGCGGTTGGCGCGCTCGAGCACCTGCGCCAGTTCTTCATTGCGACGCTGGTTCAGGTCTTCGCGGAACTCGCGCTGCTTGCGCTGGAACTCGCGATCGAGGTCGGCCACCTCGCGCTGGCGGCGCTGGCGGTCGGAATCGGCCAGCACGGCGGTGTCCTTGTCGAGCTTGTCGGCCATGCCCTTGATCTTCTGGGCCATGTCCTGCAGCTCGCGGTCGCGCTTGGAGAATTCCTGCTCCAGCTTCACCTGGGCCAGCTTGGCCGGCTGCGAATCGCGCAGGATGCGCTCGGAATTGACGGCGGCAATGCGTGCCTCCTGGGCCATTGCCGGCATCGCGGCGCAGAGCGCGGCGGTGGCGAATGCAGCGGCGCCCAGGGATTTGACCAGTTTGGATGTTGTCATCATGAAAACAGATCCTTTTACAGAATCAGAATGCCGTCCCGATCTGGAACTGGAAGCGCTGGACCTTGTCGGTTTCCTCCCGGTTGAGCGGGAAGCCCATGCTGATCTTCAGCGGGCCGATCGGCGACAGCCACGACATGCCGAAGCCGGTCGAGTACTTGAGATCGCTGAACGAAATCGGTGCGCCTTCCTGGTAGACGTTACCGAAATCGAAGAACGTGAACAGGCGCAGCGTGCGGTCGACGCCCGAGCCCGGCAGCGGGAAGATGAATTCCACGTTACCGATCATCTTGGAGGCACCGCCCACCGGGTTGCCGTTCTGGTCCTTCGGACCCAGCGTGCTCGTCTGGTAGCCGCGCACCGAGCCGATACCACCGGCGTAGAAGTACTTGAACACCGGGAACGGCGTGTTGCCGTAGCCGTGGCCGTAGGCGACTTCACCGTTCAGCGCCAGCGTGAACGATTTCGAGATCGGGTAGAAGTACTGCTGCTGCACGCTGGCGCGGTAGTACTGCGTATCGCCGCCCGGCAGGCCGACTTCCAGGTTGGCCTGGGTGTACGGGCCCTTGGTCGGGACCAGCGCGCTGTCGCGGCGGTCACGTGCCCAGCCGATCGTGAACGGGAAGTTGTTGATCCCGTCGCCGCTGTTCTTGCCGATCGCGTTCAGCCACTGCGTGTACTGGCTCGGCGTGTTGACCGAGGTATAGACCTGGGTGCGCTCGTAGCCGATGCCGAAGAACACGGTATCGACTTCCGAGAACGGCACGCCGAACTTGAAGCCGCCGCCGGCGGACACGATCTTGTAGTCCTGGTCGCCCGTGTAGTACAGGGGACGCGAGGTACGGTAGTAGATATCGGTCGAGCGGCTGATGCCATCCACCGTGAAGTACGGGTCGTACTGCGTCAGCGCGATGGTACGGAACGACTTGGCGGTGTTCACGTCCACGCCCAGGCTGGTACCGGAACCGAACACGTTGTCCTGGCGCAGGCCGGCCTGCAGCACCAGCTTGTCGGTGGACGAGAA comes from the Cupriavidus sp. P-10 genome and includes:
- the lpxD gene encoding UDP-3-O-(3-hydroxymyristoyl)glucosamine N-acyltransferase; this translates as MKTPTLGQLATENGAQVVGDPDLAIVGLAPLDQAAAGELSFLSNPLYLQQALDSKAGAVIVSTADLERIRAEGRADGRNWLVARNPYVCFARVAQRFDREANADPRVGIDPRASVSPDAVVPASCYIGPNVVIERGARLGERVRILANGYVGAGAEIGDDSLLYANVSVYHQCVVGARAILHSGVVIGADGFGFAPDISATGVEYVKIPQTGRAVLGNDVEVGANTAIDRGAMADTVVEDGCKIDNQVQIAHNVRVGAHTVIAGCAAVSGSTRIGRFCVIGGAANFAGHLTIADRTTVSGGTSITKSITKPGGHFTSVFPFLPHGEWERNAAIVRGLSKLRERVVALERRLRGQSAGSQTSQD
- a CDS encoding OmpH family outer membrane protein, with product MMTTSKLVKSLGAAAFATAALCAAMPAMAQEARIAAVNSERILRDSQPAKLAQVKLEQEFSKRDRELQDMAQKIKGMADKLDKDTAVLADSDRQRRQREVADLDREFQRKQREFREDLNQRRNEELAQVLERANRVIRQLAEQRKYDLIVQEAVYVNPRIDITDEVMKALNSGSK